One window from the genome of Gavia stellata isolate bGavSte3 chromosome 10, bGavSte3.hap2, whole genome shotgun sequence encodes:
- the DNAJC6 gene encoding putative tyrosine-protein phosphatase auxilin, whose translation MSLLGSYRKKPGSDGYESLQLVDSSADGGGGKPGASAAAGGRSPARQQQQPPPPPQHRAEGGSTMDSSGASSPDMESSYGGGLLDMVKGGAGRLFSNLKDNLKDTLKDTSSKVMQSVASYTKGELDISYITSRIIVMSFPAEGVELGFRNHIEDVRTFLDSRHPDHYTVFNLSPKYYRSAKFHNRVSECSWPVRQAPSLHNLYAVCKNMHNWLQQNPKNVCVIHCMDGRAASAVLVSAMFCFCHLFSNPGPAMQLLNTKRPGIVLWPSHRRYIGYICDLIADKPVIPHCKPLTIKSVTLSPVPCFNKQRNGCRPFCDILSGETRILTTSQEYERMKEYRVQEGKVLIPLGATVHGDVVVSVYHMRSTIGGRLQAKMTNTQIFQIQFHTGFIALGTTTLKFTKPELDACDSPDKYPQLFHVILEIEIQSTDRQTELTPPWENFTTKDINPTILFSSHQEHQDTLALAGKGPTDSPQDNIRNVGQSAFFSSLSWQDQKSDKSSSHPTSEDRAALVHEESEQSDDELLSLSSQHSNASGDKPHGTPKHSKKQQEPPAPPPPEDVDLLGLDGSPMSKSFPSQPTAAPSNSDLLNDLFGVGGPSSQSQSGQPAAEEVFHVGGPGSVQSTPRRSAASASPSPSPRVGEATAFDPFGSSPKQTGPDLLGSFLGSSTVPGDPFLQATRSPSPTVHTSSTPTVSIQPDVSGGWDWPNKPGGLGVGSKSAATSPTGSLHSTPTHQPKPQTLDPFADLGTLGASGPSFASKPTTPTGMGGGFPPSPQKPSPQPMGGSGWQQGAGYGWQQAQPKAQPSMPHASPQNKPNYNVSFSAMPGAQNERGKGPANVDSKPKVSADFEDLLSGQGFNAHKDKKGPKTIAEMRKEEMAKEMDPEKLKVLEWIEGKERNIRALLSTMHTVLWAGETKWKPVSMADLVTPEQVKKVYRRAVLVVHPDKATGQPYEQYAKMIFMELNDAWSEFENQGQKPLY comes from the exons GTGCCTCATCACCAGACATGGAGTCCAGCTATGGGGGAGGCTTGCTAGATATGGTgaaaggaggagcagggagactCTTCAGCAATTTGAAGGATAACCTGAAGGATACACTGAAAGATACATCTTCAAAGGTCATGCAATCTGTTGCCAG TTACACCAAGGGAGAGCTAGATATTTCATACATTACCTCAAGAATCATAG TGATGTCTTTTCCGGCTGAAGGCGTTGAGCTGGGATTCAGGAACCACATTGAAGATGTACGGACGTTTTTGGATTCCAGGCATCCTGACCACTACACAGTCTTCAACTTGTCACCCAAGTATTATCGCAGTGCCAAGTTTCACAACCGG GTATCTGAATGTAGCTGGCCAGTGCGACAAGCGCCCAGTCTGCACAACCTCTACGCTGTCTGTAAGAACATGCACAACTGGCTACAGCAGAACCCCAAAAACGTGTGTGTCATCCACTGCATG GATGGCCGTGCAGCCTCAGCCGTTCTGGTCAGTGCGATGTTCTGTTTCTGTCACCTCTTCTCTAATCCAGGCCCTGCTATGCAGTTGCTGAACACAAAGAGACCTGGAATTGTACTGTGGCCATCTCACAGGAG ATACATAGGATACATTTGTGATCTAATAGCAGACAAGCCTGTCATTCCTCACTGCAAACCACTTACGATCAAATCAGTCACCCTCAGTCCAGTCCCCTGTTTCAACAAGCAACGAAATGGGTGCCGGCCCTTCTGCGACATTCTCAGCGGAGAAACCAGAATCCTTACCACGTCCCAGGAGTATGAAAGAATGAA AGAATACCGGGTGCAGGAAGGGAAAGTCCTAATTCCACTGGGAGCCACTGTCCATGGAGATGTTGTTGTTTCTGTCTACCATATGAGATCAACCATTGGGGGACGCCTTCAAGCAAAA atgACCAACACACAAATATTCCAAATTCAATTTCATACTGGATTCATAGCCCTGGGAACAACCACACTAAAATTCACCAA GCCTGAACTGGATGCCTGTGACTCTCCAGACAAATATCCTCAGCTCTTTCATGTTATACTGGAGATAGAAATACAATCTACCGATAGACAAACGGAATTAACTCCCCCATGGGAGAACTTCACGACAAAAGACATCAACCCAACCATTCTCTTCTCCTCTCATCAGGAGCATCAGGACACTCTTGCTTTGGCAG GTAAAGGTCCCACTGATTCACCCCAGGATAACATAAGAAATGTTGGACAGAGTGCATTCTTCTCATCTCTCAGCTGGCAAG ATCAGAAATCTGACAAAAGTAGCTCTCACCCCACCTCAGAGGATCGAGCAGCGTTGGTGCATGAGGAAAGCGAACAGTCAGATGACGAACTCTTGTCCCTTTCCAGTCAGCACAGTAATGCCAGCGGTGACAAGCCTCACGGGAcaccaaaacacagcaaaaagcagcaagagccTCCGGCACCACCTCCGCCTGAAGACGTGGACCTGCTGGGCCTGGACGGTAGCCCTATGAGCAAGAGTTTTCCCTCGCAGCCCACTGCTGCCCCCTCTAACTCAGACTTGCTGAATGATTTGTTTGGGGTTGGTGGGCCAAGTTCCCAGAGTCAAAGTGGACAGCCCGCTGCTGAGGAGGTCTTTCATGTGGGGGGACCTGGATCTGTGCAGTCAACTCCTCGGCGTTCCGCAGCTTCGgcatccccatccccgtccccaaGGGTAGGAGAAG CCACTGCCTTTGATCCATTTGGAAGTAGCCCTAAGCAAACTGGTCCAGACCTCCTGGGTTCCTTTCTTGGTTCATCAACTGTCCCTGGTGATCCTTTCCTTCAAGCAACAAGAAGTCCTTCACCAACTGTGCACA CTTCTAGCACACCAACAGTTTCCATACAACCAGATGTTTCCGGTGGTTGGGACTGGCCCAACAAACCAG GTGGCCTAGGTGTGGGAAGTAAGTCAGCTGCCACCAGTCCTACAGGATCCCTCCATAGCACTCCCACTCATCAGCCTAAACCCCAAACACTGGATCCATTTGCTGATCTGGGGACTCTTGGAGCAA GTGGCCCTTCGTTTGCCAGTAAACCGACCACGCCGACAGGCATGGGCGGAGGATTCCCCCCCTCGCCGCAGaaaccctctccccagcccatgGGCGGCAGCGGTTGGCAGCAAGGAGCCGGCTATGGCTGGCAGCAGGCGCAACCCAAAGCCCAGCCAAGCATGCCTCATGCCTCTCCCCAGAACAAGCCCAATTACAACGTGAGTTTCTCAGCAATGCCGGGCGCACAAAACGAACGTGGAAAAGGACCAGCTAATGTTG attCAAAACCAAAAGTGTCTGCAGATTTCGAAGATCTATTATCTGGTCAAGGTTTTAATGCTCACAAGGACAAGAAGGGCCCCAAAACAATAGCTGagatgagaaaagaagaaatggctAAGGAGATGGACCCTGAAAAACTAAAA GTCCTGGAATGGattgaaggaaaggaaagaaatataaGAGCCTTGCTGTCCACAATGCATACAGTCTTATGGGCAGGGGAGACCAAGTGGAAACCTGTTAGTATGGCAGATCTTGTCACGCCAGAGCAAGTGAAGAAGGTCTACCGGCGGGCAGTGCTTGTTGTTCATCCTGACAAG GCTACTGGGCAGCCATATGAACAATATGCAAAGATGATATTTATGGAGCTAAATGATGCCTGGTCAGAATTTGAAAACCAAGGACAAAAACCCTTGTATTAG
- the LEPROT gene encoding leptin receptor gene-related protein gives MAGIKALVALSFSGAIGLTFLMLGCALEYYGVYWPLFVLIFYFICPIPHFIAKRVSDDSDAASSACRELAYFFTTGIVVSAFGFPIILARVEAIKWGACGLVLAGNAVIFLTILGFFLVFGRGDDFSWEQW, from the exons ATGGCGGGCATCAAAG CTCTCGTGGCGCTTTCCTTCAGCGGAGCCATCGGGCTGACGTTCCTCATGCTGGGCTGCGCCCTGGAGTACTACGG TGTATACTGGCCTCTGTTTGTCTTAATATTTTACTTCATCTGCCCCATTCCCCACTTCATTGCAAAAAGAGTAAGTGATGACAGTGACGCAGCCAGCAGTGCCTGCAGGGAATTGGCATATTTCTTCACAACTGGAATTGTTGTTTCTGCCTTTGGATTTCCTATAATCCTTGCGCGGGTTGAAGCG ATCAAATGGGGAGCCTGTGGTCTGGTGCTGGCTGGCAATGCAGTCATTTTCCTTACTATTTTAGgcttttttcttgtgtttggtAGAGGAGATGACTTTAGCTGGGAACAGTGGTAG